In Lactiplantibacillus pentosus, the sequence CCGGAAACGACGACGAGGACACTGGCGATTGCGAGTGAACTTGCTGCAACTGGTATTGATATTGCGGCCCTGAGTCATCATGAGATGGATTTGACCCCGGCATTGAGCAAGTTGTACGGGTACGTCTTGAGCCAGCAAACGATTGAAGCGAACGGTTTAGCTCACGTGGTGCTACCACGCCAGTTGTTTGACAAGTGGGGCATTAACTACGGCGATGAGGACGCGATCGTACCGCTGCTTGGGAATCTGACGACGGTCAAAGTCTGGTTGTTTTTCATCGAAACGCCAGAAGGCAATTATCGGGTCCACTTCCGCTCGAAAGCCATCAACGTGAACGGCGTGGCAAAGGCCTTCAATGGTGGCGGCCATCCGTTAGCGAGCGGGGCATTTGTGCCGGATTTAGCCACGGCTGAGCAAGTCGTCGACCAAATGCGAGCGCAAGTGTTAGCACAAACCGCATCAGAGCAAGTATAATTAGGTTAATATTATAAATAAAGTAATAGGGTTGGTGAATGGTAAATGCGAAAGCGAAATTGGTTGATTGCGCTAATTGTCGTCATTGTGGTGGCAATCGGCGGTGGTTGGGGATATTACAAGTATCATCAATCTACGACGAATTCGACGACGACTAGCAAGGTCCGGTCGGCAAGTAAGACGAAGAAGGATATCAACACGCGTTTGGTCAAGACTGAAATCAAGGCCCAAGCGGGTGAGACGGCAACGCTCAAGAAGGCCGTCGCTAATAAGAATTACACGGTCAATAACATGTATACCAAAGTCAATCCGTACGGCGTTTCACCACTTTCGGCTAAGGTGATTTTCCACACGGATAAGGCGGCTAAAGTGAGTTATACCGTGGTCGGTAAGAGTGCCAAGACGTCAATCTCCAATACCATCAGTAAGTACTCGACGAGCCATGACTTGACGGTACTCGGGTTATACGCGAATACGAATAACCAAGTTAAAATCAAGGTAACGTACAAGAATGGGACGTCGACGACCAAAACGATTCGTTTGAAGACGGCCAAGTTACCTTCAGCGTTAACGGATTTCAAGATCAACGTTAAGAAGGCTAACAAACAAAAGATGGTTCTCGGTACTGGAAATTCGAAGTTGACCTTCATGGTTCGGACAACGATTTCTGGTAGCAAGCAGTCGAAGAACTTATCCTTTGGGATCGATGCCGATGGTAATATTCGGTGGTACACCACGCGGCCAACCTCACACATTTTCAAACAACTCAACAATGGACATTTACTCATTTGGACCAAGTCGAATGCTAAGAATTCATACTTCGACGAGTTAGTGGAAATGGACTACACGGGTAAAGTTTACAAGACTTACAAGTTTAACCATAAGGCTTGGGGCAAGGCTAAGGGTTCTAAGAAGCAGAACCATAACCAAGTCCACCATGATGTGACTGAGCTGCCAAACGGTGACTTGATTGCGACCGTTTCAGATGGTGGTCGGACTTATGTGGAAGATACCATGATCGTTATTTCGCATAAGACCGGTAAGATCACCAAGGTCATCAACATGAAGAATCTGTTACCGGCCAAGTTCTATACCAAATACAATGCCACTAAGTCGAATAAATACATGGGTAAGAAGGACTGGTTCCATCAAAACTCAGTCTATTATGACAAGACGGACAAGAGCCTGATTATTTCTAGTCGGAACCAAAACTTAGTCATGAAGATCGACTACAAGACTGAAAAAATTAAGTGGATTCTCTCAAGTAAGAAACGGTCGGCATGGCCGAAGTCTTACCGCAAGTACTTGCTGAAGGCCAAGGGTAAAATTGCCTGGCCAGGTGGTCAACATGCGGCGATTGTGGACCCATCGACCTTAGGTAACAAGGGTTCCTTGAATGTGATGATTTTCAACAATAATGTGGCAGTTGGGACGACCAAGAAGTCCTTGCAAGACTCTTCTGGTAAGTATTCCGAAGGTGTCGAATACCACATCAACGAGAAGACCAAGACTATTTCACAAGTCGGTGCTTATGGGAAGTCACTCGGTAAGAAGAACTTCGCGAATATCATTGGTTCGAACCGTTACTTGAGTGCTTCCAACCGTTTGATCGACTTTGGTTGGTTGAACAATGGTAAGTCGGCCAATATTATTGAATACGACCTCAAGAGCAAGCAACAAGTGTTTAACGTTGAATTGACAGGATTGCCAAGCGGTGGTTACGTCTACCGGGCAGAACGCTTCTCATTGTATCCAACGAAGCACGCTTATGGGATCAATGAGTAGTGTTAGGATTGACGAACTGATCATATAGCTAGTAAGTGCAGAATTGCAACCTGGTTCACTAGGTAACTGGCAGTGATATGAAGTCAATTCGTCACACAAATTTTAGATGAAAATAAGTTCCTCGCGGTTTTGGCGCGAGGGGCTTATTTTTTTGAGCCGGAGTTTGAGCCGAAGTATTCCACGTGAGCCCTGACTGGCGTGGCGAGTACCGTGCTTCACTTGTGATCTTCACCATACCGAAAACGTTAATTAGTCTAAACCAATAAGTTAACAAAAAAGTCATAAATTCATCGCAAAATTATCTGAAAATCAGGAATTATTTCATACCGTAACGTAATTAAGTTCATATTCCAAGTCTAAAATGGTTCTTGTATTAATGAATGACCCGGTTTCTGAAGTGGTACCGGGGATGTTCAGATTACTGGAAAGAATAGAAATTAGCTGAAGCGGAGCGATGACGATGACCCTCAATATTGCAATAGTTTTAATTACGTTATTAGTATCATTTGTATTAATGGCCATGGAAATTACCACGCCTAACGCGGTCATCCTCTGTGCCCTGGCATTTTTGATGTTCGTGGGGATTCTATCGCCAACGGATGCCTTATCTGGATTTGCCAATGATGGGCTCGCGACAATCGCGTTAATGTATATTATCGCGTACGCCATCGCGAAGAGTAATTTGATTACTCGATTATTTGACCGGATTCTCGGTGATGGCCATAATGAAAAACGGTCGTTGTTGCGGATGCTCGCCAGTGTCTGTGTGATTTCACCCTTCATGAACAATACACCAATCGTGTCAACCTTGACGCCAATGATTCAGCGCTGGACCAAGCGCAAGGGGATGGCGGTTTCTAAATTTTTGATTCCATTATCGTACGCCACGATCTTGAGTGGGTTGCTGACTGTTTTAGGGACGTCGACCAACTTGGTGGCGCAGGGCTTATTATCGAAGTACAAATTGGCTAAGTTCGGAACGTTCGACCTCGCCATCGTCGGGATTCCAATCACAATTATTGGGCTGATTTACTTACTAACAGTCGGTTACCGGCTATTGCCAAGCTATTATGGTAGCAGTGTCGATGATGTAGCCGCTGAACCGAATGATTATTTGATTGAAATGTCGATTTCAGATGAGTTTGAACATTTGAATGAAACGGTGGCTGAAGCCAAATTACGGAACTTGCCACGCTCCTTTTTAGCCGCCATCAATCGGGGTGGACAGGCAATCGTGCCGGTTGCGGATGATACGGTGTTACGACTCGGCGACCGCCTGTACTTTACCGGGACCTTTGATTGCATCAACGATTTAATGAATATTAAGGGATTGGTCCCAAGTACTCAGAAAATTAATTTGGCAGATATTACCAACGAACGGGCACGGTTAGTCGAAGTTTCGGTTCCTGACACTTCGAGTTTAGTTAACCAAAGTATCAAGTCCGCCCGTTTCCGGAACGTCTTCGGTAGTGTCGTCGTTGCAATTCGGCGGAATGGCGTCAATCTGGAAGGTCGGCTCGGTGGCATTCGGCTCAAAGGTGGCGACAACCTGGTCATGATTACAACGAGTGACCAGGATGAATTGGCTACTTTGAAAGACTTGCACGTCTTCAACTCACAACCCGTCCAGTCCCGCAAACATACCTACAAAGACTTTTTACCGATTTTCTTGTTAGTGGCGACGATTGTCGTTTCAACGATGGGGATTATTGATTTATTCGTTGGTTTGGCCGCATCATGTGTGGTGTTATTCCTGACGAAGTGTGTTTCAATCAGTGACATTGTTAAGGCGGTCGATATGAACGTGCTGTTCCTAGTCGCAAGTAGTTATGGTCTAGGATTAGCGATGTCCAATGTCGGTGCCGATAAGTTCATTGCAAAGTCGCTAGTTGCCATTACTGGTAACGCATCACCAATCATCTACATGTTTTTGATCTACTTTGTCACGAACTTCCTGACAGCCATTTTATCCAACGCGGCGGCGCTCTCGTTAATGTTTCCAGTGGTCGTGTCGGCCGCCAAACTGGAGGACCTGCCCGTTATGATGTTGGTCATGCTGATCACGATTGCGGCGACGGCAGACTTTTCGACGCCAATCGGCTATCAGACTAACTTGATTGTGTATGGCCCTGGTCATTATAAATTTACTGATTACTTCAAAGTTGGGATTCCACTGAATTTAATCTGTATGGTCGTCTGTGTCTTCGTTTCGTATTACTATTATATGGTGATACTGTAATTTTGATGTTAATCTGCGGCATGAAGTTTGGCTGGCCGCGAGTACAAGTGACTAATTGAATAAAATCTGATTGCGTTGCTCGCTGGATGCGGATGACGCGTTGATCAGAGAAACTAAACTAAACGCAAGCGTGCAGAATTTCTGGACGCTTTTTTGCGTTGAATGGGGTGTCACGGTGGAAAGACGTGGGATGTCGTGGTAGGAATACCAAAACGAGTGGCCCTGGGTACCATGCGATGATGGCAGCTGGGGCGGTTCTGACTGCCAGTCGCTGACTTGATTATCCCAAGTCGGAAGCCCCAAATAATTGCGAAAATAAATTATTTAATTTTTAGGGAACAAACCACTAGTATTCTAAAACCAAAGTTGATATACTAGCAAAGTTTGCTTGATTGTTTGGTCAACAGGAAAACGATTACAAGCAGGCCATCTTAATTAACGAA encodes:
- a CDS encoding aryl-sulfate sulfotransferase — protein: MRKRNWLIALIVVIVVAIGGGWGYYKYHQSTTNSTTTSKVRSASKTKKDINTRLVKTEIKAQAGETATLKKAVANKNYTVNNMYTKVNPYGVSPLSAKVIFHTDKAAKVSYTVVGKSAKTSISNTISKYSTSHDLTVLGLYANTNNQVKIKVTYKNGTSTTKTIRLKTAKLPSALTDFKINVKKANKQKMVLGTGNSKLTFMVRTTISGSKQSKNLSFGIDADGNIRWYTTRPTSHIFKQLNNGHLLIWTKSNAKNSYFDELVEMDYTGKVYKTYKFNHKAWGKAKGSKKQNHNQVHHDVTELPNGDLIATVSDGGRTYVEDTMIVISHKTGKITKVINMKNLLPAKFYTKYNATKSNKYMGKKDWFHQNSVYYDKTDKSLIISSRNQNLVMKIDYKTEKIKWILSSKKRSAWPKSYRKYLLKAKGKIAWPGGQHAAIVDPSTLGNKGSLNVMIFNNNVAVGTTKKSLQDSSGKYSEGVEYHINEKTKTISQVGAYGKSLGKKNFANIIGSNRYLSASNRLIDFGWLNNGKSANIIEYDLKSKQQVFNVELTGLPSGGYVYRAERFSLYPTKHAYGINE
- a CDS encoding SLC13 family permease; amino-acid sequence: MTLNIAIVLITLLVSFVLMAMEITTPNAVILCALAFLMFVGILSPTDALSGFANDGLATIALMYIIAYAIAKSNLITRLFDRILGDGHNEKRSLLRMLASVCVISPFMNNTPIVSTLTPMIQRWTKRKGMAVSKFLIPLSYATILSGLLTVLGTSTNLVAQGLLSKYKLAKFGTFDLAIVGIPITIIGLIYLLTVGYRLLPSYYGSSVDDVAAEPNDYLIEMSISDEFEHLNETVAEAKLRNLPRSFLAAINRGGQAIVPVADDTVLRLGDRLYFTGTFDCINDLMNIKGLVPSTQKINLADITNERARLVEVSVPDTSSLVNQSIKSARFRNVFGSVVVAIRRNGVNLEGRLGGIRLKGGDNLVMITTSDQDELATLKDLHVFNSQPVQSRKHTYKDFLPIFLLVATIVVSTMGIIDLFVGLAASCVVLFLTKCVSISDIVKAVDMNVLFLVASSYGLGLAMSNVGADKFIAKSLVAITGNASPIIYMFLIYFVTNFLTAILSNAAALSLMFPVVVSAAKLEDLPVMMLVMLITIAATADFSTPIGYQTNLIVYGPGHYKFTDYFKVGIPLNLICMVVCVFVSYYYYMVIL